A genome region from Erigeron canadensis isolate Cc75 chromosome 3, C_canadensis_v1, whole genome shotgun sequence includes the following:
- the LOC122591837 gene encoding uncharacterized protein LOC122591837 gives MENLLRAKKLWDLIDPGIRERRVGVAQSEAEKKKLEELQAKDLQVVKHYLYQAIDRVTFQGNARVKRSMLQKLRRDFEILEMKEREMITEYFARVLTIVNQMRSNGENMPDDKIVEKVLRTLTEKYLFVVVSIEESRDVEKMMIDELQSTLLVHEQKFKKIERDEDQTLTINHENSGGRGRGRSSYRGRGRGSSSFNKETVECYKCHKLEHFQYECPTWKE, from the exons ATGGAAAATTTATTGAGAGCAAAGAAGCTATGGGATCTGATTGATCCTGGGATTCGAGAACGACGTGTTGGAGTAGCACAGAGTGAAGcggaaaagaaaaaattggAAGAGTTGCAGGCTAAGGATCTTCAAGTAGTCAAACATTATCTCTATCAAGCCATCGATAGAGTAAC GTTTCAAGGAAATGCTAGAGTCAAGAGATCAATGTTACAGAAACTTCGTAGAGACTTCGAAATTCTCGaaatgaaagaaagagaaatGATCACCGAATACTTCGCGAGAGTCCTAACCATCGTCAATCAAATGAGAAGCAACGGAGAAAACATGCCCGACGACAAGATAGTGGAAAAGGTTTTACGAACACTTACTGAAAAGTATTTGTTTGTGGTAGTTTCTATTGAAGAATCACGAGATGTTGAAAAGATGATGATAGATGAACTACAAAGTACTTTGCTTGTCCATGAGCAAAAGTTCAAGAAGATTGAGAGAGATGAAGATCAAACACTGACAATCAATCATGAAAACTCCGGAGGACGTGGTCGGGGAAGATCAAGCTATAGGGGGCGAGGACGTGGCTCATCATcattcaacaaagaaactgttGAATGTTACAAATGTCACAAGTTGGAACATTTTCAATACGAGTGTCCAACTTGGAAGGAGTAG